The Methanothrix soehngenii GP6 genome has a window encoding:
- a CDS encoding DEAD/DEAH box helicase — MSDKDSLLWVLAYQLSGCTILGRTESEPLGSLPIQIRTAVLEVAHEIDPEDVLVKINKRQLIRVVDPRHANYKWVEQWRFANNEKRKILRSNHSNQKIPFKSVDEFIHVHNLDKPEDDSFDEHYAERLFLKDAFLPVFGVHGLSFLSPQFAFRDQSGRERRVDFVFHGVRKYAFEVEGSKYHDSAIINRDRFRDEKKRQRSLSDQGFIYKPFALDEIKGEDTREYLRKMALEDPILKGLLELELSDKEHSQKPTLIYIMDLLNHFPKKYPLYQKIALTILCKAIHQGKNKIVIADWSPMLALLSVALLDTVALIERVARLYGLEVELPKVDIHIVGPYDKYGVYEVLRKYLGAEPGQGDQRVDFSMTPVNLYFNDNLPDADYVFADEAMNPCKSKDCISGASLERFPDMFLEIANRQIQLELPKMIDREILDYFARRYFLVPELKERQFELLVKILNQESVLGILPTSYGKSLVFQLYALLIPRTTLVICPLRSLIRDQIQNLQRQGLLCAESITSYDNRSGKDKKYEDLQGHNYRLLYISPERLREKEFYCQIKSTLENSPVGAIVVDEAHCVSEWGHDFRPSYLQIDRFRKTIEKATRRMVPIIALTATASKDVKEDIRRVLNLPEEAVIQKESSDRTNLSLSVWKVGSSSTAKSNMLKHIITEKIPRALNMPFEELVPVNGKPPYDNAGIIFGIYAAPSGYNTAPEGVHFISQKLVKNLLKDNRLINVYASEPPRLCSSCDSPRLVDASDDDLVRAGIISKKGLWPTEDHLKCEDCDMVLPKREARKDANWEKKILQCQEEFHQSQFPLLVATKGFGMGIDKRNIRFIVHHSFASGLEGYYQEAGRAGRDGDHAHVALMYVPPDQQCENDWLKDKSPPKPPCASGRWRCAYNLQSLCDYGKQARFIEQSYIGIERDLKTVMKVYRSLEQGENIRSRKGENRSSRSKVKSEEEDEYKFMELALYRLQQLGLVEGYSMRYLSWNETVFDPEYKDDWKPGDVISNLIEILNRTEAGKKFDDEARGLQNISLIGENRNVRGENFITEAVRILLKLVYDTVPNMRYQMLTDEKNYAVSKQCRRITLRSIFDTEQNHSRLVDSNYHCNFCDVCVPDLRFPRSEAEIPVYEAELDEIAKSIHLILERFDVEAMKKAVRTVFEKKADTSLLVQMTYQLEQKYNDPGTLFMAGTLSRHRGEQKEALRYLRDGFKFGVQREFKTDSLLAFYQEASAIDAKEAFSWIAEAKGPWDSTDGLEFLAEEAFQCFGKRSQEYRHTFALWKLRKYGEISMNLGNILQKVDSLRMLKETAWPA; from the coding sequence GTGAGCGATAAAGATTCCCTGCTTTGGGTTCTAGCATATCAATTATCTGGATGCACCATATTAGGCAGAACTGAATCAGAACCCTTAGGAAGCTTGCCAATTCAAATTAGAACCGCAGTTCTAGAGGTCGCACATGAGATCGACCCGGAAGATGTCTTAGTAAAAATTAATAAAAGACAACTTATAAGAGTGGTAGATCCAAGGCATGCAAATTATAAATGGGTCGAACAGTGGCGTTTCGCGAATAATGAAAAAAGGAAAATCCTTCGTAGCAATCATAGCAATCAAAAAATTCCTTTTAAATCCGTTGATGAGTTCATTCATGTGCATAACCTCGATAAGCCAGAAGACGATAGCTTTGATGAACATTATGCAGAGCGCCTCTTCCTTAAGGATGCGTTCTTGCCTGTTTTCGGTGTACACGGGCTGTCATTTTTAAGTCCTCAGTTTGCATTCCGTGACCAATCGGGTAGAGAACGCCGAGTTGATTTTGTTTTTCATGGAGTAAGAAAGTACGCCTTTGAGGTAGAAGGGTCCAAATATCATGATTCAGCAATAATAAACAGAGATCGATTCAGGGATGAAAAGAAAAGGCAAAGAAGCCTATCGGATCAAGGCTTTATTTATAAACCGTTTGCTTTGGACGAGATTAAGGGTGAGGACACTAGAGAATATCTAAGAAAGATGGCATTAGAAGATCCGATTCTAAAGGGCCTACTAGAACTCGAATTGAGTGATAAAGAGCACAGCCAAAAGCCTACGCTAATTTATATTATGGATCTCTTAAATCATTTTCCAAAGAAGTATCCCTTGTACCAAAAAATTGCGCTCACCATACTCTGCAAGGCGATACATCAGGGCAAGAACAAGATTGTGATAGCAGACTGGTCACCGATGTTGGCCTTGTTGTCTGTAGCCCTGTTAGATACCGTAGCTCTGATTGAAAGGGTAGCACGGCTATACGGTCTAGAGGTTGAACTGCCAAAGGTGGATATTCATATTGTGGGTCCGTACGACAAATATGGAGTTTACGAGGTTTTGAGAAAATACCTAGGCGCAGAGCCTGGTCAAGGGGACCAACGAGTCGACTTTTCTATGACTCCGGTAAATCTTTACTTTAACGACAATTTACCAGACGCAGACTACGTTTTTGCTGATGAGGCGATGAATCCCTGCAAATCTAAGGATTGTATATCTGGAGCATCGTTGGAGAGATTTCCTGATATGTTCTTAGAGATCGCAAATAGGCAGATTCAACTTGAATTGCCCAAGATGATTGACCGAGAGATACTTGATTATTTTGCAAGGCGTTACTTCTTAGTTCCCGAGCTTAAAGAACGGCAGTTTGAGCTCTTAGTAAAGATTCTGAATCAAGAATCAGTATTAGGTATCCTTCCTACAAGCTACGGCAAATCACTTGTCTTTCAGTTATACGCGTTATTAATCCCAAGAACCACACTTGTCATTTGCCCTCTCCGTTCGCTTATTCGAGATCAAATCCAAAACTTGCAACGCCAGGGATTACTTTGCGCCGAATCCATCACATCCTACGACAATCGTTCCGGAAAAGATAAGAAATACGAAGATCTTCAAGGCCATAATTACCGTCTGCTCTATATTTCTCCAGAACGTCTTCGAGAAAAAGAATTCTATTGCCAGATCAAATCTACTCTGGAAAATAGTCCGGTAGGAGCAATTGTGGTTGATGAGGCCCATTGCGTATCTGAATGGGGTCATGATTTCCGTCCTTCCTATCTTCAGATCGATCGCTTCCGAAAGACTATCGAGAAAGCCACCAGGCGTATGGTTCCAATTATAGCACTTACGGCAACTGCCTCAAAAGATGTAAAAGAAGACATCAGAAGGGTTTTGAACTTGCCTGAGGAAGCCGTTATTCAGAAAGAGAGCAGTGATAGGACCAACCTCAGCCTTTCCGTATGGAAAGTAGGTTCTAGCAGCACTGCCAAGTCGAACATGCTTAAGCATATCATTACTGAAAAAATTCCCAGAGCTTTGAACATGCCCTTCGAGGAGCTAGTGCCGGTTAACGGGAAACCTCCTTATGATAATGCCGGCATTATTTTTGGCATCTATGCAGCGCCGTCTGGGTATAATACAGCGCCGGAAGGAGTTCACTTCATTTCCCAAAAACTTGTAAAAAATTTGCTTAAGGACAATCGATTGATTAATGTATATGCCTCTGAGCCACCAAGGCTTTGTTCATCCTGCGATTCTCCTCGTTTAGTTGATGCAAGCGATGATGATCTCGTGCGGGCGGGTATTATAAGTAAAAAGGGCCTATGGCCCACTGAGGATCATCTTAAATGCGAAGACTGTGATATGGTCCTTCCGAAGCGTGAAGCGCGGAAGGATGCAAATTGGGAAAAGAAAATCCTGCAATGTCAGGAGGAGTTTCATCAATCTCAATTTCCGCTATTAGTTGCCACAAAAGGCTTTGGCATGGGCATTGATAAGCGCAATATCAGGTTTATCGTGCACCACTCCTTCGCAAGCGGTTTGGAGGGGTATTATCAGGAAGCAGGACGCGCAGGACGAGATGGCGATCATGCCCACGTTGCTCTCATGTATGTACCTCCGGACCAGCAGTGCGAAAATGATTGGCTAAAGGATAAGAGCCCGCCTAAGCCACCTTGTGCTTCTGGTAGGTGGAGATGTGCCTACAACTTACAATCTTTGTGCGACTACGGAAAACAGGCACGCTTCATTGAGCAATCGTATATAGGCATAGAGAGAGATCTAAAAACTGTCATGAAGGTTTATCGGAGTTTAGAACAAGGAGAGAATATTCGCTCAAGAAAAGGTGAAAACAGATCTTCAAGAAGCAAGGTCAAAAGCGAAGAGGAAGACGAATATAAATTTATGGAGTTGGCCTTATACAGGCTGCAACAATTGGGTCTGGTTGAAGGCTATTCTATGCGCTATCTAAGCTGGAATGAGACTGTTTTCGATCCCGAATACAAAGATGACTGGAAACCAGGAGATGTTATATCTAATCTAATAGAAATATTGAACCGCACTGAAGCAGGGAAAAAATTCGATGATGAAGCCAGAGGACTCCAAAATATCTCCTTGATTGGAGAAAATCGCAATGTAAGAGGAGAGAATTTCATAACTGAGGCAGTTAGGATATTATTGAAACTTGTCTATGATACAGTGCCGAATATGCGCTACCAAATGCTCACAGATGAGAAGAATTATGCAGTGAGCAAACAATGCCGCCGTATAACATTACGTAGTATTTTTGATACTGAACAAAATCATTCTCGTCTGGTCGATTCAAATTACCATTGCAATTTCTGTGATGTCTGCGTTCCTGACCTGAGATTTCCGAGGTCAGAAGCTGAGATTCCAGTTTATGAAGCAGAATTAGACGAGATCGCAAAGAGTATCCATCTCATTCTAGAGAGATTTGATGTAGAAGCCATGAAAAAAGCTGTGCGAACTGTTTTCGAAAAAAAGGCAGATACAAGCCTTCTTGTCCAAATGACCTATCAGCTAGAGCAGAAATACAATGATCCTGGAACTTTGTTTATGGCTGGAACCCTTAGCAGGCATCGTGGAGAGCAAAAAGAAGCATTGCGTTATCTAAGGGATGGATTCAAATTTGGTGTACAACGAGAATTTAAGACGGATTCTCTTTTGGCCTTTTACCAAGAGGCTAGCGCTATAGATGCCAAAGAAGCTTTCTCCTGGATTGCTGAAGCTAAAGGTCCTTGGGATTCAACCGATGGATTGGAGTTCTTGGCAGAAGAGGCATTCCAGTGCTTCGGCAAGAGATCCCAGGAATACCGTCACACTTTTGCTCTTTGGAAGTTACGAAAATATGGAGAGATCTCTATGAATCTGGGAAATATTTTGCAGAAAGTTGATAGTCTTAGGATGTTGAAGGAGACTGCATGGCCCGCATAG
- a CDS encoding IS1634 family transposase, giving the protein MAIKRRKRGGHVYLEEYKTTREEGKVVSKFVRYIGREDAKSDTYKPRKKVIDRLDLSRSYRAGDVQLLWSIAEDLGFIQIIDGICCSDSGLNGVSPGKLLTVWAINRAIDPDSATMLERWVQTTDLPHLAGLPADVFTKDAFLFALDFVCKEDKTAASITDLSSRIDDALYHRWRKSHPLPADEKETLAYDLTTLLFFGVSCPLAELGYNPDRIRRRQANLAILVSKRDRYPLSHFVYNGSRHSISTVKNLLNRLSKMAIEPGTLIWDRGNVSKKHVQMVDESGWKLICGVPKTSKEAKEIIGKTKIPISPDSLVRSSHAGHIYAIKTENELFGKERSTIVYANRERSVKDADARNEALSVIGESLNELSQTGKDWSEKRLHDRIKNIVGQWSGFIDASVRRKKDGPRIEWSYDRQRLRSAEKYDGKWLILSTDYSLNANNAVNMYLEKDFIEKVFRVLKTHEEVEPVRHRLEHRVKAYLFVCMLAYRLLAVLQWKLKEASGKEGSWESADMFLRDLAVVQRVEVRFGNEVKTWYLNMTDSVSARLKEIGMSALFKEETRLVG; this is encoded by the coding sequence ATGGCTATCAAAAGGCGCAAGCGAGGAGGTCATGTTTACCTTGAGGAATACAAAACCACAAGGGAAGAGGGAAAAGTAGTCAGTAAGTTCGTGCGCTATATTGGACGAGAAGATGCCAAATCCGATACCTATAAACCTCGTAAGAAGGTCATAGATCGACTTGATTTGTCCAGATCATATCGAGCAGGTGACGTTCAATTGCTCTGGTCGATTGCCGAGGATCTTGGTTTTATCCAGATAATCGACGGAATCTGCTGCTCCGATTCAGGCTTAAACGGCGTCTCTCCAGGGAAATTGCTGACTGTTTGGGCAATAAACCGTGCGATCGACCCAGATAGTGCTACTATGCTTGAGCGATGGGTGCAAACTACAGATCTCCCGCATCTTGCAGGTCTTCCCGCAGATGTCTTCACAAAGGATGCATTCCTTTTTGCACTTGATTTCGTATGCAAGGAAGACAAGACCGCAGCTTCTATTACCGATTTGAGTTCGAGGATAGATGACGCTCTGTACCATAGATGGCGAAAAAGCCATCCACTCCCTGCCGATGAAAAAGAGACATTAGCTTACGACCTTACAACTTTGCTGTTTTTCGGAGTTAGTTGCCCTCTTGCTGAGCTTGGATATAATCCTGATAGAATTCGTCGGCGTCAAGCTAACCTCGCGATTCTTGTGTCAAAACGAGATCGATATCCTCTTTCGCATTTTGTGTACAACGGAAGCCGTCACAGCATATCCACAGTGAAAAACCTGCTGAATCGCTTATCTAAAATGGCCATTGAACCTGGAACTCTAATATGGGATCGCGGAAACGTATCAAAAAAACATGTGCAAATGGTAGATGAGTCTGGGTGGAAACTGATATGCGGCGTACCTAAAACATCGAAAGAAGCAAAAGAAATCATCGGCAAAACCAAAATCCCAATTAGCCCTGATTCGCTTGTCCGCAGCAGTCATGCGGGGCATATCTATGCGATAAAGACAGAAAATGAACTTTTCGGAAAAGAACGCTCTACAATCGTTTATGCCAATCGCGAAAGAAGCGTGAAGGATGCTGATGCAAGAAATGAAGCGCTTTCCGTAATCGGAGAAAGCCTCAACGAGCTAAGCCAGACTGGAAAAGACTGGTCCGAAAAACGACTCCATGATCGAATAAAAAACATAGTCGGACAGTGGTCTGGCTTTATTGATGCCAGCGTGCGCAGAAAAAAAGACGGGCCTAGGATTGAATGGAGTTATGATCGACAGAGACTCCGATCTGCGGAAAAATATGATGGAAAATGGCTCATATTATCTACTGATTACTCATTAAATGCAAATAATGCTGTGAACATGTATCTGGAAAAGGACTTCATAGAGAAAGTCTTTCGTGTTTTGAAAACACATGAAGAGGTCGAACCTGTTCGACACAGATTGGAGCATCGTGTGAAAGCTTACCTTTTCGTCTGCATGCTTGCATATCGATTGTTGGCTGTGCTTCAATGGAAGCTCAAAGAGGCTTCTGGCAAAGAAGGATCTTGGGAGAGCGCGGATATGTTTTTGCGGGATCTGGCCGTGGTGCAAAGAGTCGAGGTTCGATTTGGCAACGAGGTCAAAACATGGTATCTCAATATGACCGATTCTGTTTCTGCAAGATTAAAGGAGATCGGAATGAGTGCGTTATTCAAAGAGGAGACTCGACTCGTCGGCTAA
- a CDS encoding tetratricopeptide repeat protein: MISLKFFCTSAVAREETTGYWINRAEELMHNDSIDEAISACGMAQKKEPWNDSIIVRKAMYLNIIGMVNESAKTYEKALTLLDEKLKKNAIDVEAWQWKAIVLASLNREDESDQAYEKALEIFDQRIKNDSRDADSWIGRADVLLNLGRWDEARESYNRATELKPLDYSVWWRKAEVISGIGDINESVEAYDKAISLIPAYDAAERALAYAAKAEDLAFAERWEEALEAVDKSLELNPKSSVWWHFKASTLMEIGRNDEALAAFDEALRQSPGDAHSWLRKAGLLVEMKCYNESIKAYDRTLELIAESNTKELAGIWLVKGTALNRIGRRKEAKEAFRMSLELHVKAILEDPGDLSLKRMKGLTLYNLGRYEESLEVYDQVLEASPRIEPYVIDVSALEGKGDALRALNRNQEALEAYNEAIELAPSSSAAWHGKGEAERALGQVGNAGMSLLTADKLGYEK, translated from the coding sequence TTGATATCGCTGAAATTTTTTTGCACCTCTGCAGTAGCGCGGGAAGAGACTACCGGCTACTGGATTAATAGAGCAGAAGAGCTCATGCACAACGATTCTATCGATGAAGCCATCTCTGCATGCGGCATGGCTCAAAAAAAAGAACCATGGAACGATTCAATTATCGTTCGCAAAGCCATGTATCTTAACATCATTGGCATGGTGAATGAATCGGCAAAGACATATGAGAAAGCGCTGACCCTGCTGGATGAAAAGCTAAAGAAGAATGCAATAGATGTCGAAGCCTGGCAATGGAAGGCCATAGTTCTAGCCAGCCTGAACAGAGAAGATGAGTCCGACCAGGCATATGAAAAGGCCCTGGAGATCTTCGACCAGAGAATAAAGAATGACTCGCGGGATGCCGACTCCTGGATAGGCAGAGCAGATGTGCTGCTCAACCTCGGCCGGTGGGATGAGGCCCGTGAGTCATATAATAGAGCGACGGAGCTCAAACCTCTGGATTACAGCGTCTGGTGGAGGAAAGCAGAAGTCATTAGCGGCATAGGAGATATCAACGAGTCCGTGGAGGCCTACGATAAGGCCATCAGCCTGATACCAGCCTACGATGCAGCGGAGCGGGCACTGGCTTATGCTGCAAAGGCAGAAGACCTGGCATTTGCCGAACGATGGGAAGAGGCCCTGGAGGCGGTTGATAAATCTCTGGAGCTGAATCCTAAAAGCAGCGTGTGGTGGCATTTCAAGGCTTCTACTCTAATGGAGATTGGCAGGAATGATGAAGCGCTGGCAGCCTTCGACGAGGCCCTCAGGCAGAGTCCCGGAGATGCCCATAGCTGGTTGCGGAAGGCTGGCCTGCTCGTGGAGATGAAATGCTATAACGAATCCATCAAAGCCTACGACAGAACCCTTGAGCTGATTGCAGAAAGCAACACCAAAGAGCTGGCTGGGATTTGGCTGGTCAAAGGAACGGCACTGAACAGGATCGGCAGGCGAAAAGAGGCAAAAGAGGCCTTCCGGATGTCGCTGGAGCTTCACGTTAAAGCCATCTTGGAGGACCCCGGCGACCTCAGCCTGAAGAGGATGAAAGGCCTGACGCTCTATAACCTGGGCAGATACGAGGAGTCCTTAGAGGTTTATGATCAAGTACTCGAGGCCTCTCCCAGAATAGAGCCCTACGTTATCGACGTTTCTGCATTGGAGGGCAAGGGTGATGCTCTTCGGGCATTGAACAGAAACCAGGAGGCTCTGGAGGCTTACAATGAGGCAATAGAGCTGGCTCCCAGTTCTAGCGCCGCATGGCACGGAAAAGGTGAGGCCGAGAGGGCATTGGGACAGGTTGGCAATGCCGGCATGTCGCTTTTGACGGCGGATAAGCTGGGGTATGAAAAGTGA
- a CDS encoding tetratricopeptide repeat protein, which translates to MKRDKRISKKLGAKLALTLLALAALCACVTAQETTTDYWMDKAEEFAYNSSFEEVISSLDEALKTDPGNETILIREALYLGIVGKVNESSQTYEKALSILDEILLKDPDDAEAWQKKASVLGSLNRQNESLAAYEETLEAFNRRIEKDSKDIDAWIGKGNALLNLGKWDEARDAYNEAIEVDPQDYHAWGRKAEVIGRIGDINESMEAYDRTIELIPANNTREQADYWMSKAEVLAIAGGRWAEALEAINHSLEIDPESRVNWRFKADILSQLGRKDEAIEAFDEVLNQNPEDAESWLWKANLLVEMKRYNESVEAYDKAIELIAENNSEDLALDWLSKGWALNKTGRTDEAQAAFQKSLEFYETAISGNTGNIRLLQQKGLVLFELGRYDEAIEAYDQVLKNSLSLEFDTTAVSAWIGKGDSLRLQGKNEEALEAYNKAIDLGPHYSNAWHGRGEAQKAMGQVGNAGMSFLVADKLGYEE; encoded by the coding sequence ATGAAAAGAGATAAAAGAATATCTAAAAAATTGGGAGCAAAGCTCGCTCTCACTCTTCTGGCTCTGGCCGCGCTATGTGCTTGTGTCACAGCACAGGAAACTACAACAGACTACTGGATGGACAAAGCCGAAGAGTTTGCGTATAACAGCTCCTTCGAAGAGGTGATTTCTTCCCTCGATGAAGCCCTGAAGACAGATCCCGGAAACGAGACCATTCTGATCCGGGAGGCTTTGTACCTTGGCATTGTAGGCAAGGTGAACGAGTCATCTCAGACCTATGAGAAGGCGCTGAGCATTCTGGATGAAATCTTGTTGAAGGACCCGGATGATGCCGAGGCCTGGCAGAAGAAGGCATCGGTTTTAGGTAGTCTGAACAGGCAGAACGAGTCCTTAGCCGCTTATGAAGAAACTCTGGAGGCATTCAACAGGCGCATTGAAAAGGACTCAAAAGACATAGATGCCTGGATCGGCAAGGGCAATGCCCTTTTGAACCTAGGCAAGTGGGATGAAGCGCGGGATGCCTACAACGAGGCCATAGAGGTCGATCCGCAGGATTACCACGCCTGGGGCAGGAAAGCCGAGGTCATAGGCAGAATAGGGGATATCAACGAATCGATGGAGGCCTACGATAGGACCATCGAGCTGATTCCAGCCAATAATACTCGGGAGCAGGCAGATTACTGGATGTCCAAAGCTGAAGTGCTGGCGATTGCAGGTGGCAGATGGGCGGAGGCCCTGGAAGCCATCAACCATTCTCTGGAGATTGATCCAGAAAGCCGGGTGAATTGGCGCTTCAAAGCCGATATCCTGTCACAACTGGGCCGTAAGGATGAGGCGATAGAGGCTTTTGATGAAGTCCTCAATCAGAACCCAGAGGATGCCGAAAGCTGGCTGTGGAAGGCCAATCTCCTTGTGGAGATGAAGAGGTACAACGAGTCAGTAGAGGCCTATGATAAAGCCATCGAGCTGATTGCAGAGAACAATAGCGAAGATCTGGCGCTCGACTGGCTCTCCAAAGGATGGGCGCTTAATAAGACCGGCAGAACAGATGAGGCCCAAGCGGCATTCCAGAAGTCCCTGGAGTTTTACGAAACGGCCATTTCAGGGAATACAGGAAATATCCGTCTGCTGCAACAGAAGGGCTTGGTTCTATTCGAACTGGGCAGATATGATGAGGCTATCGAAGCTTATGACCAGGTTCTCAAGAACTCCCTGAGCCTCGAGTTTGATACAACAGCTGTTAGCGCATGGATAGGCAAGGGCGATTCGCTGCGCTTGCAGGGCAAAAACGAGGAGGCTCTTGAGGCCTACAATAAAGCCATAGATTTAGGGCCCCATTATAGCAATGCCTGGCACGGCAGGGGAGAGGCGCAGAAGGCCATGGGGCAGGTTGGTAACGCCGGCATGTCGTTTTTGGTGGCGGATAAGCTGGGGTATGAGGAGTGA